The Procambarus clarkii isolate CNS0578487 chromosome 39, FALCON_Pclarkii_2.0, whole genome shotgun sequence genome window below encodes:
- the LOC123750800 gene encoding piggyBac transposable element-derived protein 4-like, translating to MDPAPGPSGVSATGASESSGKDRITAIYRRFAGVRLTPTKIPNVLDAFDQAENERSDAEEDETESQTEEEEEGAPAPPPLTTRRTRGACTPKIQPSKRHPTRRLKITPFVDSGSDSSFDISGEDEPSDEDEAPQPPRKRTCSVRTRKPGASGGWLEDNVPPVFDDFTGSPGLKITKPTSALAYIQLFITRELIHYLAYETNLYALQLFNLANENVDDIWKPLKLKEMARFLGLCMLMGVTKNPTMRMYWQTNKSWHTRFFDMFMTSRRFQHIGQFFHAFNSNAVPVDNTDKLIKVRPVMDYLRHRFQEVYYPMREFCLDEGTMAWRGRLSFKLYNPSKPDKYGVKFYMLAESTSGYIYSFEVYSGIGRTIIETVTSLMRPLLNKGHHLYMDNYYNSVTLTEKLREVGVYTCGTIRLLRGAPKDLQQLVKSKIDVNTIVYRRKDNTFILLWKDKRVVSMITNLINADTKKVQKRKRVRRADGTLVPFDRNKKRKQELILVHQLLG from the exons ATGGATCCAGCACCAGGCCCAAGCGGTGTTTCGGCTACAGGAGCCTCAGAATCAAGTGGAAAAGACAGGATTACCGCCATCTATAGGAGGTTTGCTGGTGTGAGGCTCACTCCCACCAAGATTCCCAATGTCTTGGATGCCTTTGATCAAGCTGAAAATGAACGAAGTGATGCAGAAG AGGATGAGACTGAAAGCcaaactgaggaggaggaggagggggcaccAGCACCGCCGCCTCTCACCACAAGGCGCACACGTGGTGCGTGCACTCCTAAAATCCAGCCAAGTAAACGACATCCTACTCGTCGTTTGAAAATAACCCCATTTGTTGATAGTGGTAGTGATTCTAGCTTTGATATATCAGGTGAGGATGAACCTAGTGACGAAGATGAGGCACCCCAGCCTCCTCGCAAACGTACGTGTTCGGTACGTACTCGCAAGCCTGGGGCCAGTGGTGGGTGGCTTGAGGACAATGTTCCACCAGTGTTCGATGATTTTACTGGAAGCCCAGGGCTAAAGATTACAAAACCAACTAGTGCACTTGCATATATTCAGTTGTTTATTACTCGTGAGCtgattcattacttggcatatgaaaCCAATCTGTACGCTTTACAATTATTCAACCTGGCTAATGAAAATGTTGATGATATTTGGAAACCATTGAAGTTGAAAGAAATGGCCAGATTCTTAGGACTGTGTATGTTGATGGGAGTAACAAAAAACCCCACTATGCGCATGTATTGGCAGACAAATAAATCATGGCATACAAGATTCTTCGACATGTTTATGACGAGCAGAAGGTTTCAGCACATAGGTCAGTTTTTTCATGCGTTCAACAGCAATGCGGTGCCAGTGGACAATACAGATAAATTGATCAAAGTGAGACCAGTGATGGACTACCTAAGACACCGTTTTCAAGAAGTGTATTACCCAATGAGAGAGTTCTGTTTGGATGAAGGCACAATGGCATGGCGAGGCCGGCTGTCGTTCAAATTGTACAATCCAAGCAAACCAGACAAATATGGCGTCAAATTTTATATGCTAGCCGAATCAACATCTGGCTACATTTATTCATTTGAGGTTTACTCTGGCATTGGTAGAACAATCATTGAAACAGTTACTAGTTTGATGCGGCCATTGTTGAACAAGGGGCACCACctctatatggataactattacaaCTCAGTTACCCTTACAGAGAAGTTGCGAGAAGTGGGGGTGTACACCTGTGGAACAATTAGACTCTTACGTGGCGCCCCAAAAGACTTGCAACAACTTGTGAAGAGTAAGATTGATGTGAATACTATAGTCTACCGCCGCAAGGACAACACCTTCATTCTGCTGTGGAAAGACAAGCGAGTTGTCTCTATGATTACCAACCTAATCaatgcagacacaaagaaagttcagaaaagaaaacgagttcgcagggcagatggaaca